One Coffea arabica cultivar ET-39 chromosome 5e, Coffea Arabica ET-39 HiFi, whole genome shotgun sequence DNA segment encodes these proteins:
- the LOC140006987 gene encoding uncharacterized protein has protein sequence MAEEIFQSVRQGRQDSYDFSGDITKKVRVNIPNFGGKIGPKVFSNWLATLQRYFDWYDMTDERKVKFAIMKLVGQVQVWWIGVKHDLRLAGQLDLMWEEMKLRLKRKYMPLYYAADLFDDMNSLRQGGMTVTEYINKFEELKIPYKGTKSSTQVLSRFKLGLRPEIRKELMGRNIYTVDNAFQIVLRLEKSLQ, from the coding sequence atggCTGAAGAGATTTTTCAATCAGTTAGGCAAGGAAGACAAGACTCCTATGATTTCTCAGGAGACATCACAAAAAAGGTAAGAGTAAATATTCCTAATTTCGGTGGAAAAATTGGTCCTAAAGTTTTTTCTAACTGGCTTGCTACTTTGCAACGCTATTTTGATTGGTATGATATGACTGATGAGAGAAAAGTTAAGTTTGCTATCATGAAACTTGTTGGACAAGTCCAAGTATGGTGGATAGGAGTCAAGCATGATCTTCGACTTGCTGGACAACTAGACTTGATGTGGGAAGAGATGAAGCTACGTTTGAAGAGAAAATACATGCCTCTATATTATGCAGCTGATCTTTTTGATGATATGAATAGCTTAAGGCAAGGAGGAATGACAGTTACTGAGTATATAAATAAGTTTGAAGAGCTAAAAATTCCTTACAAAGGCACCAAAAGTTCAACACAAGTTTTATCCAGATTTAAGTTGGGTTTGAGACCTGAAATTCGCAAAGAATTGATGGGACGTAATATCTACACAGTTGATAATGCTTTCCAAATAGTTCTTAGGCTTGAAAAGAGCCTGCAATAG